A segment of the Bacteroidota bacterium genome:
GTTGGGAATTCTCGTTTATGTTCCAGGGAAATGAAGGGAAATATGTAGACTATAATCAGACTTTTGAATGTGAATTTATTAAAGGAGATTACTCTGTTCATACTTCTCAGTTGGATTATTGGACCCCAACCAATCTAAGTGCTAATCATTCTACCTTACATTATTCTGCTGGCGGAAGTGTCGCTAATATTGCATGGGGTGGAGGAGAAGCAGCTTCTGGCTACAATACTAAAATACAGGACCGTTTTTGGAGAAGAGCTGATTATGTAAGGTTAAAAGAAGTTTATCTGGGTTATAATTTTACTTCTTCTTTTATGAAACGGTTAATGGGTGTATCCGCGCTGAATGTTTATGCTACCGGAAATAATTTATTTACGGTTACTTCCTTGATAGAAGGCGATCCTGAACGGAAAGATTTTCAGCAGGGATTTTATCCGCAGTTAAGTACCATTGTTTTTGGTATGAAATTATCTTTCTAAAATCTTAAATTGAATGATCATGAAAAAAAGATATTCTATCATATTCTTGTGTACCGGTCTGATGATGTTTTTTCTGACCTCCTGCCTGGACAGTTATCTGGATAAGGCTCCGGAAGCAGGTTTAAGCGAGGATGACGTGTTCTCAAAATATGAAAATTTTAAATTGTTTTTTGATGCTGTTTATAAGGGGCAGAATTCCAGTAAACAAAATGTGAATATTCAGACTGCTTTCCCGCTTTATTTCTCCTTTTGGGACCAGAAATATCCCCTGGAAGCATTAACCGATATGAGCGATGAGGGACGTTTGATGGATAGCCAGACTATTAAAGGAGGTCAGATGGGAACTTTGGTTAACAAGATGACTACCGATGGTGCCAGACGTCCTATAGAACTATCCATGTTTACCATTATCAGAATTTGCAACATGACTTTGGAAAAAATCAACCAGTTGAAAAATGCCACTGAGCAGGATAAAGCGGATTTTATTGCCCAGGCATATTTTTGCAGGGGCTTTGCTCATTTTACCCTGTTCAAATTCTGGGGTAGGATGCCTTATATAACCAAGGTGTTGGGGCCTAATGACCAATGGGATATCCCCCGTTTGTCCAATCATGAGACATTGATGAAAATTGCTGCCGATATGGATTCCGCATTTTTCTATTTTGAAAAGGCCGGAATGATGAGAAGGGATAATCCGGCTGTTGGCGGTGCCGGACATTTAAACAATGATAATTTATTCAGGCCTAACGGAGTTACTGCCTTGGCCATGAAAGGACGTGTCTTATTATATGCTGCTAGCCCGTTGAACAATGAACTAGGGAAAACCGATTGGGAAAATGCTGCAAAGGCTAATTGGGTTGCATTGGACAGTGCCTTAAGCTGGGGCTATTTCATGTATCCGCAAGCTGACTATAAATTAAATTATATTAATACCCGTTATTCTGATGAAGAAATTTGGGGTTGGAGTGCTGAAAATAAGAATTATAATAATGGCGATCTTTGTGGTCTTCAGAATGGGGTTTTTGCAGCTAATACGGGTTCTTTTTCAGGAGAAAATCC
Coding sequences within it:
- a CDS encoding RagB/SusD family nutrient uptake outer membrane protein, with the translated sequence MKKRYSIIFLCTGLMMFFLTSCLDSYLDKAPEAGLSEDDVFSKYENFKLFFDAVYKGQNSSKQNVNIQTAFPLYFSFWDQKYPLEALTDMSDEGRLMDSQTIKGGQMGTLVNKMTTDGARRPIELSMFTIIRICNMTLEKINQLKNATEQDKADFIAQAYFCRGFAHFTLFKFWGRMPYITKVLGPNDQWDIPRLSNHETLMKIAADMDSAFFYFEKAGMMRRDNPAVGGAGHLNNDNLFRPNGVTALAMKGRVLLYAASPLNNELGKTDWENAAKANWVALDSALSWGYFMYPQADYKLNYINTRYSDEEIWGWSAENKNYNNGDLCGLQNGVFAANTGSFSGENPTQNTVDKFETKWGDPLNTDADRQAAIALGHYSEQNPYANRDPRFYV